A window of the Mus musculus strain C57BL/6J chromosome 18, GRCm38.p6 C57BL/6J genome harbors these coding sequences:
- the Map3k8 gene encoding mitogen-activated protein kinase kinase kinase 8 — MEYMSTGSDEKEEIDLLIKHLNVSEVIDIMENLYASEEPGVYEPSLMTMYPDSNQNEERSESLLRSGQEVPWLSSVRYGTVEDLLAFANHVSNMTKHFYGRRPQECGILLNMVISPQNGRYQIDSDVLLVPWKLTYRNIGSGFVPRGAFGKVYLAQDMKTKKRMACKLIPIDQFKPSDVEIQACFRHENIAELYGAVLWGDTVHLFMEAGEGGSVLEKLESCGPMREFEIIWVTKHILKGLDFLHSKKVIHHDIKPSNIVFMSTKAVLVDFGLSVKMTEDVYLPKDLRGTEIYMSPEVILCRGHSTKADIYSLGATLIHMQTGTPPWVKRYPRSAYPSYLYIIHKQAPPLEDIAGDCSPGMRELIEAALERNPNHRPKAADLLKHEALNPPREDQPRCQSLDSALFERKRLLSRKELQLPENIADSSCTGSTEESEVLRRQRSLYIDLGALAGYFNIVRGPPTLEYG; from the exons ATGGAGTACATGAGCACTGGAAGTGACGAGAAAGAAGAAATTGATTTATTAATTAAGCATTTAAACGTGTCAGAAGTCATAGACATAATGGAGAACCTTTATGCAAGTGAAGAGCCAGGAGTGTATGAGCCCAGTCTGATGACCATGTATCCAGACAGCAATCAAAATGAGGAACGTTCGGAGTCACTGCTTCGGAGTGGCCAGGAGGTTCCCTGGCTGTCATCTGTCAGATATGGGACCGTGGAGGATCTGCTTGCATTTGCAAACCATGTCTCCAATATGACAAAGCATTTTTATGGACGTCGACCACAAGAATGtggaattttattaaatatg GTAATCAGTCCCCAGAATGGCCGCTACCAAATCGATTCGGATGTTCTCCTTGTTCCTTGGAAGCTGACATACAGGAACATCGGCTCTGGTTTCGTTCCTCGGGGGGCCTTTGGAAAAGTATACTTAGCCCAAGAcatgaagacaaagaaaagaatggCGTGCAAACTG ATCCCTATAGATCAGTTTAAGCCATCGGATGTGGAAATCCAGGCCTGTTTCCGGCATGAGAACATTGCTGAGTTATATGGTGCCGTCCTATGGGGCGATACTGTCCATCTCTTTATGGAAGCCGGCGAGGGAGGGTCTGTTCTGGAGAAACTGGAGAGTTGTGGGCCCATGAGAGAATTTGAAATTATTTGGGTGACGAAGCACATTCTCAAGGGACTTGATTTTCTGCACTCCAAGAAAGTGATCCACCATGATATTAAAC CTAGCAACATTGTATTCATGTCTACAAAAGCTGTTTTGGTAGATTTTGGCCTGAGTGTTAAGATGACTGAAGATGTCTATCTTCCCAAGGACCTCCGGGGAACAGAG ATATACATGAGCCCAGAGGTGATCCTATGTCGGGGCCATTCCACAAAAGCCGACATCTACAGCCTTGGAGCCACACTCATCCACATGCAGACAGGCACCCCACCCTGGGTGAAGCGCTACCCTCGATCAGCCTATCCCTCCTACCTATACATT ATCCACAAGCAGGCACCTCCCCTGGAAGACATCGCTGGTGACTGCAGTCCAGGCATGAGGGAGCTGATAGAAGCTGCCCTGGAGAGGAACCCCAACCACCGCCCCAAAGCAGCAGACCTACTGAAACATGAAGCCCTGAATCCCCCAAGAGAGGACCAGCCACGATGTCAGAGTCTGGACTCTGCCCTCTTTGAACGGAAGAGGCTGCTGAGCAGGAAGGAACTACAACTTCCTGAGAACATTGCTG